One Paraburkholderia kururiensis DNA window includes the following coding sequences:
- a CDS encoding flippase has protein sequence MDKGILKNVAINFFGLVLPTFVSLVTVPSYIHLLGVERYGVIALVWTLIGYFSVLDLGMSMAAQNHISKARASNDEDECADVFWSAFWLNLGTGVIGGLLIYFGAFIYTAYFTKVPPALQHEVYMALPWLAVAIPVANVSWVFAGAINGAERFGIYNTNQTIGTFLFQLLPLGAAWLIAPNLQNVIAAAVVARLIAAWLLGRSALRVLGLKRLRGPRLGTSKALFSFGGWMLVASVTNMVAESLDRVLLGTGLGARFVTYYTVPQNLVTRLNIVPNALVRTLFPRLSAVRRDHADEIARQSLEFLNGVFTPVALVATLVLEPFLRLWVGNVIANEAAPVGRILIIGVWLVGQASVTRILIQSQNNPAAAARVGLIELPIFAGLLWFGIAHFGLAGAAVAVVARALFDYVVLLYLSRIHMRPILLDMLPHLAFLAGSLYLASLVPTLAMAIAACAAVVAANVLWSITTTPALRELARSLLLRLNPRKSA, from the coding sequence ATGGACAAAGGCATCCTCAAAAACGTCGCAATCAATTTCTTCGGGCTCGTGCTGCCGACCTTCGTGTCGCTCGTCACGGTGCCGTCGTACATCCATCTGCTCGGCGTGGAGCGCTATGGCGTGATCGCGCTCGTGTGGACGTTGATCGGCTACTTCAGCGTGCTCGACCTCGGCATGAGCATGGCGGCGCAGAACCATATTTCGAAGGCGCGTGCCTCGAACGACGAAGACGAATGCGCCGACGTGTTCTGGAGCGCCTTCTGGCTCAATCTGGGCACCGGCGTGATCGGCGGGCTGCTCATCTACTTCGGCGCGTTCATCTATACGGCGTACTTCACGAAGGTGCCGCCTGCGCTTCAACACGAGGTCTACATGGCGCTGCCGTGGCTCGCCGTGGCCATTCCCGTGGCGAACGTGTCGTGGGTGTTCGCGGGCGCGATCAACGGCGCGGAACGCTTCGGCATCTACAACACGAACCAGACCATCGGCACCTTCCTGTTCCAGCTGCTGCCGCTCGGCGCCGCGTGGCTCATCGCGCCGAACCTGCAGAACGTGATTGCGGCCGCCGTGGTGGCGCGCCTGATCGCGGCCTGGCTGCTCGGACGTTCGGCGCTGCGCGTGCTCGGGCTCAAGCGCCTGCGCGGGCCGCGGCTCGGTACTTCGAAGGCGCTCTTCAGCTTCGGCGGATGGATGCTCGTGGCGAGCGTGACCAACATGGTGGCCGAGTCGCTGGACCGCGTGCTGCTGGGCACGGGTCTGGGCGCACGTTTCGTCACGTATTACACCGTGCCGCAGAACCTCGTCACGCGGCTCAATATCGTGCCGAACGCGCTCGTGCGTACCTTGTTTCCGCGCTTGTCCGCCGTGCGTCGCGACCATGCCGACGAGATCGCGCGCCAATCCCTGGAATTCCTGAATGGTGTGTTCACGCCGGTCGCGCTGGTGGCCACCCTCGTGCTGGAGCCGTTTCTGCGGCTATGGGTGGGCAACGTCATCGCGAACGAAGCGGCGCCTGTGGGCCGCATTCTCATCATCGGCGTGTGGCTCGTGGGGCAGGCCAGCGTCACGCGCATTCTCATCCAGTCGCAGAACAACCCCGCTGCCGCTGCGCGTGTGGGCCTCATCGAACTGCCCATTTTCGCGGGGCTATTGTGGTTCGGCATCGCGCATTTCGGGCTGGCGGGCGCGGCGGTGGCCGTCGTGGCGCGCGCGCTGTTCGACTACGTGGTGCTGCTGTACCTGAGCCGCATTCACATGCGGCCCATTCTGCTCGACATGCTGCCGCATCTCGCGTTTCTCGCAGGCAGCCTGTATCTGGCGAGCCTCGTGCCCACGCTCGCCATGGCCATTGCCGCCTGCGCGGCCGTGGTGGCGGCCAACGTCTTGTGGTCGATCACGACGACACCCGCGCTGCGCGAACTCGCCCGTTCGCTGCTGCTGCGGCTGAATCCGAGGAAAAGCGCATGA